In Serratia marcescens subsp. marcescens ATCC 13880, a single genomic region encodes these proteins:
- a CDS encoding ethanolamine ammonia-lyase subunit EutB, producing the protein MYQATVGQRGYRFGDLRQLMAKASPARSGDYLAEVAAESAEERMAARIALADVPLKAFLQQALVPYEQDEVTRLIIDSHDAAAFEPISHLTVGDFRDWLLSEQADSAMLAQVAAGITPEMAAAVSKIMRNQDLILVAKKCRVVTRFRNTIGLPGHLSVRLQPNHPTDSLQGIAASMLDGLLYGSGDAVVGINPASDSLPLLEKLNYMLDEVIQRFAIPTQSCVLTHVTNTLRLMERGAPVDLVFQSIAGTEAANRGFGISLALLAEAQQAALSLRRGTLGDNVMYFETGQGSCLSANAHHGVDQQTCEARAYAVARHFSPLLINTVVGFIGPEYLYDGKQIIRAGLEDHFCGKLLGLPLGCDVCYTNHAEADQDDMDTLLTLLAAAGLTFLIGVPGADDIMLNYQSTSFHDALYIRELLGLKHAPEFAAWLAAMNITDERGRLRDAAANHPLLLALQGERT; encoded by the coding sequence ATGTATCAGGCAACGGTGGGCCAACGCGGCTATCGCTTTGGCGATCTGCGTCAACTGATGGCGAAAGCTTCGCCGGCGCGTTCCGGCGATTATCTGGCGGAGGTGGCGGCGGAAAGCGCCGAAGAGCGCATGGCGGCGCGCATCGCGCTGGCGGATGTGCCGCTCAAGGCGTTCCTGCAGCAGGCGCTGGTGCCGTACGAACAGGACGAGGTGACGCGCCTGATCATCGACAGCCACGACGCCGCCGCCTTTGAGCCCATCTCGCACCTCACGGTCGGCGATTTTCGCGACTGGCTGCTGAGCGAGCAGGCGGACAGCGCCATGCTGGCGCAGGTGGCCGCCGGCATTACGCCGGAGATGGCGGCGGCAGTGAGCAAGATCATGCGCAATCAGGATCTGATCCTGGTGGCGAAAAAGTGCCGGGTGGTGACGCGCTTTCGCAACACGATTGGCCTGCCGGGCCACCTTAGCGTGCGGTTGCAGCCCAATCACCCGACCGACAGCCTGCAGGGCATCGCCGCCAGCATGCTGGACGGCCTGCTGTACGGCAGCGGTGATGCGGTGGTTGGCATCAATCCGGCCAGCGACAGCCTGCCGCTGCTGGAAAAGCTCAACTACATGCTGGACGAGGTGATCCAGCGCTTCGCCATTCCCACCCAATCCTGCGTGCTGACCCATGTGACCAACACGCTGCGGCTGATGGAGCGCGGCGCGCCGGTGGATCTGGTGTTTCAGTCGATCGCCGGTACCGAAGCGGCCAATCGCGGTTTCGGCATCAGTCTGGCGCTGCTGGCGGAAGCGCAGCAGGCGGCGCTGAGCCTTAGGCGCGGCACGTTGGGCGATAACGTGATGTACTTCGAAACCGGGCAGGGCAGTTGCCTGTCGGCCAACGCGCATCACGGCGTCGATCAGCAGACCTGCGAGGCGCGCGCCTATGCGGTGGCGCGCCATTTCTCACCGCTGCTGATCAACACCGTGGTGGGGTTTATCGGCCCCGAATACCTGTATGACGGCAAACAAATTATCCGCGCCGGGCTGGAGGACCACTTCTGCGGCAAGCTGCTCGGCCTGCCGCTGGGCTGCGACGTCTGCTACACCAACCATGCCGAAGCCGATCAGGACGACATGGACACGCTGCTGACGCTGTTGGCCGCCGCCGGATTGACGTTCCTGATCGGCGTGCCGGGCGCGGACGATATCATGCTCAACTACCAAAGCACCTCGTTCCATGACGCGCTCTATATCCGCGAGCTGCTGGGGCTGAAGCATGCGCCGGAGTTCGCCGCCTGGCTGGCGGCGATGAACATCACCGACGAACGCGGGCGGCTGCGCGACGCCGCCGCCAATCACCCGTTGTTGCTGGCGCTGCAGGGAGAACGGACATGA
- a CDS encoding nucleotidyltransferase family protein, with protein MDPQHQIIKWLQQDNARMAALRTVRRLGLNDWCLGAGFVRNLVWDRRHGYTEPTPLNDIDVIHFDAERADAERDRMLEARLQQWLPRPWSVKNQARMHLRGGRAPYRDSEEAISFWTEVETAIGARLNADDSITLVAPFGLAALFDDTITFNAKNGDRAAYAQRVVDKGWLQRWLHLRQVKI; from the coding sequence ATGGATCCGCAACATCAAATTATCAAATGGCTGCAACAGGATAACGCGCGCATGGCCGCCCTGCGCACCGTGCGCCGGCTCGGCCTGAATGACTGGTGCCTCGGCGCCGGCTTTGTGCGCAATCTGGTGTGGGATCGGCGCCATGGCTATACGGAACCCACGCCGCTCAACGATATCGACGTGATCCACTTCGATGCGGAGCGTGCGGACGCTGAGCGCGATCGCATGCTGGAGGCGCGGCTGCAACAGTGGCTGCCGCGGCCTTGGTCGGTCAAGAACCAGGCGCGGATGCACCTGCGCGGCGGCCGGGCGCCTTACCGCGACAGCGAAGAGGCCATCAGCTTCTGGACCGAAGTGGAAACGGCGATCGGCGCGCGCCTGAATGCCGACGACAGCATCACGCTGGTGGCCCCCTTCGGGCTCGCGGCGCTGTTCGACGACACCATTACCTTCAACGCGAAAAACGGCGATCGCGCGGCCTATGCCCAGCGCGTGGTCGACAAAGGCTGGCTGCAGCGTTGGCTGCATCTGCGGCAGGTAAAGATTTAG
- a CDS encoding FlxA-like family protein encodes MSTTITMIVPIKNTVPGVSNVFSAPGHQGELLMAKPVNNQPQGGKMEKNERANGNDEPVNLNESRASARIKALNRQIQALQQKLVELKDSDADPKEIEKQKQLIEAQIKMLQAEIARIQKEEMEKQQQEQMEKAAARAGDGVNRPTPLNAVDVYI; translated from the coding sequence ATGTCGACCACCATCACCATGATCGTACCGATCAAAAATACCGTCCCCGGCGTCAGCAACGTGTTCAGCGCGCCGGGCCATCAGGGCGAATTGCTGATGGCCAAGCCGGTCAACAACCAGCCGCAAGGCGGCAAGATGGAGAAAAACGAACGCGCCAACGGCAATGACGAACCGGTTAATCTCAACGAAAGCCGCGCCTCGGCGCGCATCAAGGCGCTTAACCGGCAGATTCAGGCGCTGCAGCAAAAGCTGGTGGAACTGAAGGACTCCGACGCCGATCCTAAGGAAATCGAAAAGCAGAAACAGCTGATCGAAGCGCAGATCAAGATGTTGCAAGCCGAGATCGCGCGCATCCAGAAAGAAGAAATGGAAAAGCAGCAGCAGGAGCAAATGGAAAAAGCCGCGGCGCGAGCCGGCGACGGCGTCAACCGCCCAACGCCGCTCAACGCGGTGGACGTCTATATCTGA
- a CDS encoding LysR family transcriptional regulator, whose translation MNYSLKQLRVFVVVARHGSFSRAGEAIGLTQSAVSHSVKELEAEVGVRLLDRTTREVVLTDAGLRLANRVERLLDELQAALLDARSFGVQRSGTVRVATSQTISAHLMPQCIAAGERQYPEIRIMLRDQAQQQVLHSVRNAEVDFGIVVDPVQAVDLECEAVLHEPFLLLCRDDHPFAAQQAVRWSALNGCRLVLQDYASGSRPLIDSALRQQGVEAQVVQEIGHPATLFPMVAEGIGISIFPALALPLPEGGRLRVRRLVPEVNRALMLVRRKNRSLTPAAEAIWQVARQQAALLQQRRRENAEY comes from the coding sequence ATGAATTACTCACTCAAACAGCTGCGGGTGTTCGTCGTTGTCGCCCGCCACGGCAGCTTCAGCCGCGCCGGCGAGGCGATCGGCCTGACGCAATCGGCGGTCAGCCACAGCGTGAAAGAGCTGGAGGCGGAGGTCGGCGTGCGTTTGTTGGATCGCACCACGCGTGAAGTGGTGTTGACCGACGCCGGCCTGCGGCTGGCCAACCGGGTTGAACGGTTGCTGGACGAACTGCAGGCTGCTTTGCTGGATGCGCGCAGCTTTGGCGTACAGCGCAGCGGCACAGTGCGGGTGGCGACGAGCCAGACCATTTCCGCCCATCTGATGCCGCAGTGCATCGCCGCCGGCGAGCGCCAATACCCGGAGATCCGCATCATGCTGCGCGATCAGGCGCAGCAGCAGGTGCTGCACAGCGTGCGTAACGCCGAGGTGGATTTCGGCATCGTGGTCGATCCGGTGCAAGCGGTGGATCTGGAGTGCGAAGCGGTGCTGCATGAACCGTTCCTGTTGCTGTGCCGCGACGATCACCCGTTTGCTGCGCAGCAGGCGGTACGTTGGTCGGCATTGAACGGCTGCCGTCTGGTGCTGCAGGATTATGCGTCGGGCAGCCGGCCGCTGATTGACAGCGCGCTGAGGCAGCAGGGTGTGGAAGCGCAGGTGGTGCAGGAAATCGGCCATCCGGCGACGCTGTTCCCGATGGTGGCGGAGGGGATCGGCATCAGCATTTTCCCGGCGTTGGCGCTGCCGCTGCCGGAAGGGGGGCGGCTTCGGGTACGGCGGCTGGTGCCGGAAGTTAACCGCGCGCTGATGCTGGTGCGCCGCAAGAACCGCTCGCTGACGCCGGCGGCGGAGGCCATCTGGCAGGTGGCGCGTCAGCAGGCGGCGCTACTGCAACAGCGCCGGCGGGAAAACGCGGAATATTGA